In the Longimicrobium sp. genome, AGGAGAGCGGCACGGATCGACACAGGCCGGGCCCCGCGGCTTCGATGCCGCGGGGCCCTGATATCGAATCTGCGGATTGATTGTGCAATCAGACCAACAGAATGGCTCACACGGAGGGAACGGAGGAAACGGAGGATGATGAGAAAACCCTCCGTTTCCTCCGTTCCCTCCGTGTGAGACTATTCTCGTCAGATCCAATCGAATGCACGGCCATTCGTTCAATCCGGTATGACGGCCGGGCTCACCCGACGTGGTCGGCGTGCTTCCGGCCGCGAGCGGCTCGCCACGTCGCGGCCACGAGCCAGACCAGGAACGCCAGGTTCAGCACCAGCGCCGGGAGGGCGGCGCCGCGTGCGGTGCGGACCGGCAGGAGGATCAGGCAGTACGCGCTGACGAGCGCCGCGGCGAGCGCGCTCGCGCGGAGCGCCCACCCCTGGCCGCGTGCGATTCCGTGGCTCGCGACCAGGTGGGTGAGCCCGGAGCCGAGCAGGATGACGCCGTTCGTGACCAGCGCGGCGAAACGGAAATCGTACGGCTTGCCCTGCCGCACCTTCGCGCCGATCACGGCCAGGAGATGCCCGCCGCCGCCGTAGACCATCAGCAGGCCGAGCACCAGGGCCGCAACCGCCAGCACTCGCCAGCCGACGCTCTTCCGCGACACGGGGACCGGCTGGACCTGCGGGGTGTCGATCGTTCGTTGCATGGCTCGCCTCGCTGGTTCAGGCATCCCGCCGGCGCCCGGCTCACCGGCTCATGCCGGCTGCCGCAATTGATTGTGCATTCCGATCGGATGTCATTCCGAGCGGCGCCGCTGCTCCGAATCTTCAATCGCGCTGATGCCGGGCGGCGTCCGAGGAATCTGTGGCATGCGTCCGAGCGACAGGCGGCCTGTGGCTCGGGAGCCGGCTACAGATTCCTCAGGCGCCACGGCTCCGGCATGGAAGACAGGGCGGCGCAGCGCCTTCGGAATGACATGCCTATGCCGATTCCTTCCTCCAATGCACAGTTGATCCGGCAATTCGGTATCAGTAGCGGAGCGTGTAAGCGACCTTGAGAAGGAGCTGGGCGGACTGGCGCTCCCACCGCCGGATGCCGGTGTCCGGCTCCTCGACGTCGCGCAGGTTGTGGTTGTAGACGACGAAGAGGTCCCCGAGCGGGCTGAAGCTCCAGCGCAGCCGGGTGTTGGCGCCCAGCGAGCGGCTCTCGGAATCGTACTGTACGAAGCCGTTCACCTGCAGGTCCGGACTGACGTTCAGCCGCAGGCGCGTTCCCACCAGGTCGGCGGTGAAGCGGCCGCCCGGTAGCCGGCCGATGTTCCGCTCCCCCTCCAGCTCCACGGTGACCAGCGGCGACGGGTGCCACGCCGCCTCCAGCTCGAGCTGGTGCAGCCGGCCGCCGTAGAATCCCCCGAACCACCAGGTCGCCTGCCCGGAGAGCCGCCGCTTGGCCGCCGTGCCCGCCTCCAGCCGGTAGCGCGTCCAGCGGTACGTGCCGGCGGGGACCACCACGCCGTCCGCCACCTCGAACGGCTCGTCCAGCCGCTCGCCCACGGGCACCCAGTTGGCTTCGAAGCGGTCGCCGCTCTCCAGCCGCCAGTTCACCGGCGCCGTGAACACCTCGTAGCTCTGCCAGCGTCCGGACAGGTCCGTCACGTAGAGCGTCTCGAGCTCGTAGAACATCTGCCGCACCCACCCCCAGTCGGGGCGCGGGCTGTACTCCAGGCTGAACGAGGCGATGTTCACGCCGGGCCGGGGGACGAAGCCCAGCGAGGGCTGGAAGCCGTCGCCGACGCGCTTGAAGGTGAGCGCCACGTCCCACAGGTCGTTCGGGTAGTCGACCTTGATCCCCGCCGCGGTTCGGTCACCCGCGAGCCCCTCGCGGCCCATCGCCAATCCCCAGATCCCCACCAGAAAGTTCTTGTCGCCGCGGAAGCGCGAGGTCTGGTAGGTGAAGTCGCCGCCCGCCAGCCAGCTGCCGGCGCGCCCCTGCGGGTCGCCGAAGGTGGCGATCACGCCGGCCGACGACTCGCGCAGCAGGTTCTGCCGCACGCGCACCACGCCCATGGTGGCGTCCGGCACCAGCGTTCCGCGCGTCGAGTCCGGCAGCAGCCCGCGCACCGCGCCGGTGCGGACCGCCAGCGCGCCCAGGCTGGTGCCTCCCTCGCGGCCGTTCAGCTTGACGCCCGCGCGGAGCGGCACCTCGCGCCCTTCGAACAGCCCGATGCGGCGGCTGAAGAAGGGGATCACGTCCGTGCCCATCCCCAGCCCGAACTCGAAGACGTCGGCGCCCTCCAGGAAGAAGGTGCGCTTCTCGGGGAAGAAGAGGGGGAAGCGCGTCAGGTTGGTGCGCCGGGTGTCGACCTCCGTCTCCGCGAAGTCGGTGTTGACGGTGAGCGAGGCGAGGAGATTGGTGCCCAGCCGCTGGGTCGCGTCCAGGCTCGGCTCCGCGCGGCTCCGCAGCCGCGCGCCGGGACCGGCCTCGCCCGCGCCGGCGGTGAGCGAAGGGCGGACGCCGAGGCCGAGCCCCAGCGAGAACGTCGGCAGCCCGGTCAGCAGCCCCGCGCGGCTGGTCTGCGTCACCTCGTAGTCGCGCGCGGGGCTGGCCCAGCGGTCGGTCTCCTGCAGCGCCTGGACGCGCCGCTGCACGTTGAAGCCCCAGGCGTCGAGTCCCCGGCCGAAGATGAGGGTCTTCACGGGGATGCGGATCTCGGCCGACCATCCGGACGAGGTGCGCGCGGTGGCCGCCTCCCACACGCCGTCCCAGTCGGCGTTCTCGTCCTCGCCGCCGCCGGAGACCAGCGCGTCGTAGCGCGCCCCGTCGGGATTCACGGCGAAGACGTACCCCGACCGACCGTCGAGAAAGGTGTCCAGCACCAGCCGGACGTGGTCCTCGCTGGAGAAGGACGCGTCGCGCTGCCGGGCGAAGCTCACCAGGCCGGCCGGGTCGGCGTACCGCGCGTTGATTCCGAAAACGAGGGCGTCGGCGTCCGCCAGCACGCGGACCACGGTGCGCCCGGCGGGAACACCGCCCTCGCGCGGCTCGAGCTCGGTGAGGGCGGGGATGGAGTCGGCTTCACGCCACGCGGTCTCGTCCAGCCTCCCGTCGAGCGCGAGCCCGGCGGGGAGCGCGCCGGCGCGGAGCGAGGGACGGGCCGGCGCGGCGGTCTGCGCGGCCAGGGTGGTGGAGATGAGGAGCCCGGCGGCGGCCAGGCGCATGGAGACGAAGCGAGGAACCACGGGATCCTCTTCCGGCACGCGGTGAGCCGGGAGCGCATGCCTGCCGCGCCCGGGCCGACCTGGGGTGATCGCGGGCGCCGACCGTCGGCCAGCCGGGTTCGCGATCCAGATAGTCTCCCGCGGCGCGAAAACCTTACGCGCGCAGCTCGGCGCGCAGCGCTTCGAGCCGGGACACCTCCCCACGCAGGCGCCGGTGCAGGCGGAAGGTCCAGGCGAGGAGCGCGGCCAGCAGCAGCGCGGGAAGCCACCACGCCGCGATGAACACGGGCGCGGTGAGCGCCTCGCGGTGGATGCGGAAGCCGTCGATCCACCAGGGCACCAGGAAGGCGAGCTCCAGCGCCACCACGACCCAGGCGAAGTGGATGGCCCGGAGTTGTCGGACGCGGCCGCGCAGCGACAGTTCCACGAAGGCGGCGGTGGCCTCTCCGCCCGACGGCCTGTTCCGGCGCTGCACCAGCCGGATCGCCAGCGCCAGCACGATCAGGCTGGCCACCGCCACGGCGCGCACGATGTCCTCGCGTTCCGGGGTGTGCAGCAGCGCGGCGGCCAGTCCTGCGACCGCCAGGGCGGCCAGGGCGATCTCGGCCGCCGCGGCGCGGCGTACGCGACGAGTTTCGGACGCGACGAGCTCCCGCGCGTCGGGAAGCGGCCCGGCATCCGCCTGCCAGTCGCTCCGCCAGCTCTCCCAATCGCTCTCGGGCTGCGTCATCCCCCGGCCTCCAGCAGCTCCCGCAGCGCGGCTCTCCCGCGGGAGAGCCGCACCGCGACGTTGTTCTCCGTCGTCCCCACCACCTCGGCGATCTCCGCGTGAGAGAGCCCCTCCAGCGACAGCGTCACCGCCTGGCGCTGCGGCTCGGGGAGGCGGCGCACCGCGTCCAGCAGACGCTCGTGGCGGCGCGATCTCGCCAGCTCCGCGTCGGGTCCGGGGCGCGGGTCCGCGAGCGTGGGCGGCAGCTCGGCGGAGGGATTCCGCCGCTGCCGCGCGCGGAAGGTGAGGCCGCGGTTGTGGCCGACCCGGTACACGAACGTGCGCAGGGAGCACTCCCCGCGAAAGCGGGGGAGCGCCCGCCAGAGCGCCACCCAGATCTCCTGCAGCAGGTCGTCCCGGTCCGCCGGCTCGGCCGCGTAGACCGCGGCGAGGCGCGCGAGGGCCGCGCCGTGCTCCCGCACGACCTCGTCGAACCGCCGGGCCGGGCCCGCGACGTCTTGCATGCGCGGAAACAGGACGAGAGCTCCGGGGCCGGACGGCCCGCGACACGCCGTTCACAAGGGAAAGCTTCCCCACCCGCAGCGGCTGGCGCAAGCTTTTCGCGGATCGCCGCGGTGATGCCTTCCGCATCCAGGGGAGGGGTGACTACGGATCAGAAGCTCGGGCGTTCGAATCTCTCCGGGCGCGCCTCATACCGAATCTGCGGATTCATTGTGCAATCAGACCAACAGAATGACTCACACGGAGGAAACGGAGGAACGGAGGATGATGAGTAAATCCTCCGTTTCCTCCGTTCCCTCCGTGTGAGTCATTCTCATGACCGAATCTCCCGTCCCGCAGGAGGAACGAGAGAAGGGGCCGCCGGCGCGATGCCGGCGGCCCCGTCCTGGTTTCGAGCGCCCCCGAGGGCTCGCGCGGGCTACTGCGGGGGCGCCACTACGATGTAGGTGGTATCGGTCCCGTAGAACTGCGGCTGGTACCAGTCGCTCCCGCACTGCCAGTACGAGACCCCGTTGACGATGGTCTCGACGCACGACCCCGGAAGCGTGGTGTAGACATCGCCGTAGCTGGCCGCCCCGTAGCCGATGGCCGCCGCGGCGCCCAGCGCCGCCGTCGCCGCGAGAGGATGGTCGCAGCAGCCGTAGTCGTTGTCCCACCAGCCGCCGTCGTCGATGTCGATGTCACGGTCGATGTTGATGTCGCCCGTGTTGAAGTCTCCCCTGTTGAAGTCTCCCCTGTTGATGTCGCCGCGGTCGGGGCGGTCGGGCCGCTCGGGACGCTGCGGACGCTCGGGGCGTGCCGGACGCTCGGGGCGGGCCGGGCGCTCGGGCCGGCTGGGCCTCTGGTTGCCGAAGGCGCCGCTGCCGAACGACGGGCGGGACGATCCCCGGTCGAAGCTGGGGCGCGAGGGACGCGCGCTTACCGAGCTGCGCGCCGTGCTCCGCGCGAACCCCCCGCCGCCGCTGCGGAACCCGCCCCCGCCACCGCCCCGGAATCCCCCGCCGCCACGGCCTCCGCCGCCGCCGCCGCGGAACCCACCACCGCCACGCCCGCCGCCGCCGCCGCGCCGCTGCGCCGCGAGGTCCGACACCTCGAGGTGGACGAGCAGGAGGGTGGCGAAGACCACCACCAGCCACCGCGCGAGCTTCATCATCTCTCCCTCCTTCACTGCTGTCCCAGTGCGTACGCCGGACGCATCTGGCTGAACGGGATGGCGCGGGCGTCCGGCGGCGCCACGAAGGTGAACGAGTCCCTGCCGTACGACGGCGCCAGGTTCCAGGTGTAGGTGGCCGTGTACTGGGGCCGCGCGGGGTCGTTGAGCGTGTTCAGCACCAGCTTGCGCGGGAGCGGGTGCTCGCCCTTCTGGATCCACACCTCCCAGTCCAGGCCGTTCTGGCGGAAGGCGTAGTGCTCGCAGGTCACGCCGCCCACGGCGCTGGGCCCGATGTCGCGCGCGCCGCGGATCTCGGACAGCGGCGCGTTGGGCGTGCCCCAGCGGAACAGGTCCACCAGCGGCAGCTCGATGTTGAACCGGTCCTCGAGGGTATCGGCCAGCTGGATGATGCTGGGGGGGGCCGGGGCGCTGGCGTAGTAGCGCAGCTTGGGCGCCCACACGGTGAAGGTCGTCCCGTCGTACAGCAGGAGCCGCTGCTGCCGGTCGCCGTCGATGGCCACGCGCAGGCGGTTGGGGCGCACCGCCACCAGGTCGGCGGTGCCCGAGGTCTGCACCTTCTGGCCGTCGGGAAGGACGTCCTCCTTGGTGATGGTGGCGTTCACCTGCATCTCGGTCAGCTGGGCCAGGTACTGGCCCATCCGCCCGAGCGCGTTGGTCGCGGCCGTGTCCATCACCGCCTGCTGGCCGGCTGCCCGGCCCCCGCCGAGCACCGTGCCGGCCAGCGCCAGCGCGATGGCAGCTCTGGTCCGGTGTTTCATCATCGTCTTCCTCCTCCCGGGGTTGAACCGCGCCGTCGGGCCACCCGGCCGGGCGTCGGCTGCATCTCAAGCTAAGGCAGCCATTTACAGGTGATAGGAGGCTCTTGCCCCCGCCCGTCCGTCCCGGGTCTCCGGCCAGCGGACGAGGGGCTGGGGAGATCACAGGAGCAGCTCGGCCATCCGCGACAGCACCTCGCTCAGCGGCATCAGCAGGAGCAGCAGGGGGATGAAGGGGAGGAGCGCCCACGCCGCCAGCGTGAGCAGGTCCCTCACCCCCACCGGCACCAGCACCTGGCCGCGCACGTTGGCGACGATGGAGTAGAGGTCGGTGGTGGCCGAGAAGTCCTGCACCTCCAGGGCGCCGGGGTCCACCGCGTCGGCCGGGCGGATCCAGCGCTCCTCGAAGCGTCGGCCCAGCGCGCCGGCCAGCGCGCCGTAGTCCAGCGTCCCGCGCAGCCGCGCCCGGTGCAGCGGCCACGCGAACACCAGCAGCGGCGCGGCGAACAGCGCCAGCGCCAGCGCGGGCGCCACCGCGACGGTGGCCACGCTCCCCAGCCGGGGCGCGGGATCGGTGTGCGCCAGGATCTCGCCGGCCAGCGTGCCCGACACCACGGTGCCGATGGCCAGCGCCACCGGCGCGAAGGCGCGCAGCGACACCGCCACGAAGCGCAGCCCGCCCGCCAGGTCGGGGTGCGACGGGACCAGCCGCAGCGGGAGCCGGCTGGCGCCCCACAGCAGCCGCGCCCACACCGCCACCCGCCAGAGCCACCCCAGCAGGCAGAGGAGGAAGAGCGGCTGGCTGACCAGCACCCGCCACCACCCCGCGGCCGAGATGGCGCCCCCCGGGGCCACCCACCCCGCGCCGGCGTGGGGGTACACCACGCCGGCCAGCAGCGCCGTGGCCAGGTACGCCGCCACGGGAAGCGCCACCTCCTCGCCGCGGCCGTCCAGCAGCCGCCGGGCGCGGGCCACCAGCGCGTCCCAGCGCGCGCGGTCGGCGCCGGCGATCAGCCCGCTGCCGGTGAAGTGGCGGACGATCGAGGCCAGCTGCGGGAGGCACCACGGCTCGGCGCCCACCAGCAGGGGGATGGCGGCCAGGTAGCGGGCGTGCGCGGCCACGTCGCGCAGGAAGAGCGGGCGGGCGGAGGGCCCGGCCGTCCACGGAAGCGAGGAGAGGACCAGCAGCGGGAGCCACGCCACGGCGGCCGCCGCGGCCGCTCGGCGCCACGCCAGGCGCCGGGCCTCGGCCGGGCAGTGCAGCGCGGCGCGCAGCCGCGGCAGCGGCCCCGCGTCGAACGGGTATCCGGGCGACGGTTCGCGCGGGTGACCGGCGTCCGCCCCGGCCGTCGCATGGTCTCGCGGCTGCATCGAGTCACGCCTCCGGGGTTTCACCTGCCGCGGCGCGGTGGGGCGACGCCTTCGCGTTCGGAACACCGGCTGCAGGCGCGCGCCAGGGATCCGTGGATCCGGTCCACCGATACGTCCGGCGCGCCACGCGTGGGGCAGGACGTCACCCTCCCGCCACTCTCGTCTCCCTCTCCCCGGGCCACGGCCGCGGTTCGCCACGCCGCGGCCGATGCGGGTCACCCGCCGTGGACGTGCGTTCCGCCGGCCTGCCATTCGGTGACCCGCGGCGGCGGCCAGGCGTGCGACGGCATCACCGGGCCCTCCACGCCCAGCGGCTTGTCCGCGGCGGGGGCGACCGTGCCGCCCGGGCGCAGGAAGTCGTAGACGCGGACCGCCGCCAGCATCCCCGCGACGGGCCCGGCCCAGTAGACCCAGTGGCCGGTCCACGGGCCGCCGGCCAGCGCCGGCCCCAGCGAGCGCGCGGGGTTCAGCGACGGGCCGGTGAGCGGGCCGCCCACCATCACCCCGAATCCCACCGCCAGGCCGGCCGCCAGCCCCGCGAACCCGGGCGCCACCCGCTCGTCGGTGGTGACGGCCACGATCACGAACATCAGCAGGAACGACAGGAGCCACTCCACCGCGAACGAGCGCGCCTCGCCCAGCGCGGGAAGGGTGGCGCCCAGGCCGCCCACCATCCCCAGCACGGCCCGCAGCGCCAGCGACGCCGCGGTGGCGCCGGCGCACTGGGCCACCACGTACGCGGCCACGTCGCCGCGCGGGAAGCGGCCGATGGACCACAGCGCCACCGTGACCGCCGGGTTTATGTGCGCGCCGGAGACGTGGCCCAGCGCATAGGCCATCGCCGCCACCACGCCGCCGAAGGCCAGCGACACGCCCACGGGCCCCAGCGAGCCGCGCGTCCCCGCATCGACCATGGCGGCGCCGGTGCCCACCAGCACCAGCGCGAAGGTGCCGACGGCCTCGGCGGCCGCCCGGCGCGGCAGGCTCCTCATCGGCGGAATGCGTTCCATCGCGGCCTCCGTGCGAATCGATCGACAGGACGAAGGGTAGCGCCGGCGCGCTTCTCCGCCGGCGTGGAGGAGGGAAGCGGCTCCCGGCGCCGGGCGGAGGGCGCCGCGCCGGGAAGCTTCCCGCCCCGGGGCGTCAGGGCGTGACCTGGATGGTGACGGTGTCGGCCTTGCCGTCGCTGCGCGCCACGATCACCCCCGTGCCCGCCGCCACGCCGCTGACCAGCGCGCTGCGCGAGGTGGTGGAGATCAGCGTGAGGATCGACGGGGTCAGGCTGGTGAACTCGATGGGCGGGGGATTGGCGGCCGAGGTGCCGGTCAGCACGTACGCGTTCCCGTAGCGGTCGCGCGCGTCGGTCACCAGCACCCGCGTGGTGTCGCCGTGCACGATCGAGGCGCGCGAGGCGACGGTCAGCGACCCCACCACCGAGTCGGGGAACACCACCACGTCGTTGCGGTCCAGAACGTTGGTGCCGTCGACCGTGGCCACCACCTCCTGGATCCCCGCGATGGTGCCCAGCGTCCACGTGCCGCGCACCGACCCGTCGGCGTCGGTGTCCGAGGCGTCGGCCGCCACCGAGCCGCTTCCCTGCGCGGTCGACCAGATCACGCCGGCGCCCTCCACCGGCAGCCCGGCCACGTCGGTGACCAGGGCCCCTACGCGGGTGTCGTGGCCGGCGCGCAGCACGCGGTCGCCGCCCCCCTGGGTGAACTGCACCAGTGTGCGGATGGCGTGGGCCCGTTGCTCGGGCGTGAGGTTGGAGAAGTCATCGTCGCCGCACGCGGCCATCATGGCCAGGCCGACGACGGCGGCGGCGATTACGCCGCCCAGGCGTAGCCGGTGGGTCTGCATGTGCCCCCCTCCCTTCGGTGGTGTCCGATCTGCTTCCCGGAATACGCCCGGTGCGGGGTCGCGCGAGGCGTCGCGCGGCACCACGTCCAGGTCGCCCCGTAAGATCGGGCCACCCACGGGACGGAGGATTGGATATCGTTGCCGGGGAAGGATTTCCACCCCGATCCGCCATCCCCCGCCGGCCGGTCGTCCCCTTCTTCCAGGATCGATCGCGCGCTCCCGATGGCCCTCATCCCGAGCGGCGCTGGAAGATTTCTGCGCCGGACGGGAGAGATCGCCGGCCTGCCGGGCAATCTCACCCTCCTCCCAGGCTCCGGCGTGGGCCTCGGCGCTCTCAACTGCGTCATCAGATGGTGATTACTGTGCTGGCAAAGCTGGCGGCGCGGCGACCCCGACCGGCAGGCGCGCGCTGCCGTGACGCGGGGATGCGGCGGAGATTGGCGCTTCGAGGAGATCGAGGTGCGACGGCGGACGGACTTCGCGGCGCGGATGGAGATCGAGGTGGGGAGATCGAGTGGGGAGCGGTGTTCGAAATCGACGTGCCGGAAATTTCCGGCATGTCGGATCGGATGCGAGAGGGGAGGAGCCAGGCCGATCGTCATCCGGCAAGGGGCCGGCGGGCACGGCCGAGCGCTGGCCCTGCACCGATCTCCCCTGATGACGCAGTTGGCGATCTGGCGCCGCGCTACC is a window encoding:
- a CDS encoding DUF5916 domain-containing protein, coding for MVPRFVSMRLAAAGLLISTTLAAQTAAPARPSLRAGALPAGLALDGRLDETAWREADSIPALTELEPREGGVPAGRTVVRVLADADALVFGINARYADPAGLVSFARQRDASFSSEDHVRLVLDTFLDGRSGYVFAVNPDGARYDALVSGGGEDENADWDGVWEAATARTSSGWSAEIRIPVKTLIFGRGLDAWGFNVQRRVQALQETDRWASPARDYEVTQTSRAGLLTGLPTFSLGLGLGVRPSLTAGAGEAGPGARLRSRAEPSLDATQRLGTNLLASLTVNTDFAETEVDTRRTNLTRFPLFFPEKRTFFLEGADVFEFGLGMGTDVIPFFSRRIGLFEGREVPLRAGVKLNGREGGTSLGALAVRTGAVRGLLPDSTRGTLVPDATMGVVRVRQNLLRESSAGVIATFGDPQGRAGSWLAGGDFTYQTSRFRGDKNFLVGIWGLAMGREGLAGDRTAAGIKVDYPNDLWDVALTFKRVGDGFQPSLGFVPRPGVNIASFSLEYSPRPDWGWVRQMFYELETLYVTDLSGRWQSYEVFTAPVNWRLESGDRFEANWVPVGERLDEPFEVADGVVVPAGTYRWTRYRLEAGTAAKRRLSGQATWWFGGFYGGRLHQLELEAAWHPSPLVTVELEGERNIGRLPGGRFTADLVGTRLRLNVSPDLQVNGFVQYDSESRSLGANTRLRWSFSPLGDLFVVYNHNLRDVEEPDTGIRRWERQSAQLLLKVAYTLRY
- a CDS encoding aquaporin → MERIPPMRSLPRRAAAEAVGTFALVLVGTGAAMVDAGTRGSLGPVGVSLAFGGVVAAMAYALGHVSGAHINPAVTVALWSIGRFPRGDVAAYVVAQCAGATAASLALRAVLGMVGGLGATLPALGEARSFAVEWLLSFLLMFVIVAVTTDERVAPGFAGLAAGLAVGFGVMVGGPLTGPSLNPARSLGPALAGGPWTGHWVYWAGPVAGMLAAVRVYDFLRPGGTVAPAADKPLGVEGPVMPSHAWPPPRVTEWQAGGTHVHGG
- a CDS encoding DUF2092 domain-containing protein, which translates into the protein MMKHRTRAAIALALAGTVLGGGRAAGQQAVMDTAATNALGRMGQYLAQLTEMQVNATITKEDVLPDGQKVQTSGTADLVAVRPNRLRVAIDGDRQQRLLLYDGTTFTVWAPKLRYYASAPAPPSIIQLADTLEDRFNIELPLVDLFRWGTPNAPLSEIRGARDIGPSAVGGVTCEHYAFRQNGLDWEVWIQKGEHPLPRKLVLNTLNDPARPQYTATYTWNLAPSYGRDSFTFVAPPDARAIPFSQMRPAYALGQQ
- a CDS encoding sigma-70 family RNA polymerase sigma factor, giving the protein MQDVAGPARRFDEVVREHGAALARLAAVYAAEPADRDDLLQEIWVALWRALPRFRGECSLRTFVYRVGHNRGLTFRARQRRNPSAELPPTLADPRPGPDAELARSRRHERLLDAVRRLPEPQRQAVTLSLEGLSHAEIAEVVGTTENNVAVRLSRGRAALRELLEAGG